The genomic segment tgggcgattatggtgatcagggtgttttttgttgtgggtgtattgttgtgataagggggagagatgatctgtcactgtgattggtggctgtcgttagctggtcttttgtgtgcagtgatcaccggtccttgtggctgggtagagttctaACTGGGTAGTGATCACCCTGCAGTACTAGTTTTCTGTGTGCAGGTGTTTCAAACCTGGGAGAGTATTAAAAAACTGAGAGATCTCCCATCTACTATTCAGAGTGGGACCTATTCTGCCACTTCCTCCTGCTGTGTGTGTAAACTCAGCCTCTGCTCCAAAAAGGATTTGCAAGATAAATGGCAGACGGGCCCTACGACGCTGCTGCTTATGAACAGCTCATGTGCGTTTAAATGGTCCAGGAACTGGgctttctctgtggtggcccctgTTGCTGGAAAGGGTTACCAACAGAGAGATGCCAAACTCTTACCCTCTTTATGTCCAGGAAACAGAAGTATTCAAAACTGCTTTGAACAACTGAGTCCCccagatgctgttaatattaatattttatccttttcttgttctctttcttctttttcatgtgattttttttaagtcaccATCTTGTCATTTGTGGGGCCTGTGAGATTTTTAAGTTGAAACTTGAAACTGCCCGGAGTGGTATGGACActagtggtatataaatcaatcaatcaatcaatcaatcaaacatgAGGATGGGGGAGTTTCCAAGTAATTGTCATGAGACCCATATACAGTAAGGCCaccatatctgtgggatcagtatcctccctctgattcacttatccacggcctgaaaatattaaaaatattcaaagaaaaacCCTAGACATGTATATTTCTAACGTTGAAGTTACTAGAAGTGGCCACTAGAAGGCGCCAGAGACCCATGTTAGGTATAACATTTGGTATTACCTAGCATGGGTCTCTGgcgccatctagtggccagtttaaAATGGCCTTCATGACAATCCACATTTTTCGGCATCCGCGGGGAAGGTGGGAGGGTTTTACCGCATCCTACCTAAACTCCTTGTGTGCTTTGATAGTGGGAGGTGTTAGGTTTCACGTCCTGcgggttgggaaccaatgcttcgGGCCGCCAAGCTATTAACCCCCCCTCTCCCACTTTGGTGTGTTGCAGAGGCCGTGACCCAGCTCCCGCCCAGCGCCCTGCTGAAAGGACTTCTGCACAGCCGTTTGTGCCAGCTGAATGCCCGGCAAGGCTCCTGCGATCCCGAGAGCGAGTCCTCCCAGGCCACCATCTCCCCGGAGACTTTATGCTccagcctctgcagcctggaGGACAGCCTCCTCCTGAAGGAGCTGGCCTCGCCTTCGGAACTGACCGCCAAGCTGTTGGGCTCCCTCTCCGGCGCGGAGGAGGCCCTCCTCGCCAAACTGCCTCCCCAGACCGCCGGAGAATGTGCCTTCCGGAGCCTGGCCCAGCTGGAGTGCCAGGACTCCATGTACTCCATGTCCTTCACCGAATCCTGCTTGTCGCCCATGGAGGAAGAAGGGGTCACCTGCAAGGACTACAGGATCCAGGAGGAGAGCCACGGCCAGGTCCGGAGGAAAGTATCTGACGTGGCCTCCTCCGGCGTGGTCTCTCTGGAGGACAACGAAGAGGAcgaggcagaggcagaggagaAACAGCAagcggaagaggaggaggaggccggagAGCACTGAATCTGGCCCCGTCCGTGGCATGCTTCACCTGCCATTGTGTCCCACGCGCCGTGGCATTCATCCTCCACCCGAGCACATGGCCCATCCGTTCTCTGGGAGGAATGGTCCTTTCTCCTTTGCCCCTCCCCAGCCCTCCAGGGAGGGGGGTGTAAACTCTAGGTCGGGCAGAGGAAGGTCTTCCTTCCTCCCGAGGTCTTCCCGGCCTCCACGATGCCATTGAATCCAGCCATTTAAGCCTGAAGAGCCTCTTGCGTGGCTTCGTGGATTTTTGCCtgctgcattctctctctctctctctctctctcgtggcctgttttgttttctttgcatggGAATGTCTTAGGGGCTGGGTGGgtagggagggggggaataacCACGCAAGATAACGAAAGCGGGCCAGCGCCGTCTGGATGCCCTGCTCTCTCCGGGCTGGTTCGGAGCATGCTGCACACTCTCGAGAGAAGACGCACGTCGGATGCTGGCCAAGTGGCATGGCTAAACGCTCTTCCCGCAGAACGGTTGCGATTCTTGGGATAATACAACTCTCTCTCAATCGAAAACGATATGTACATAAATCCCACCCCCCTTTCCGCCTTTCCAAACGCCTCCTGCAGCTCGTGATGAAGAGCTGCGTCGTCGGAATGTGGAATGCAATGGATGCTTGGTTTGTTATGCCtttttttgtacaaaaaaaaatgagagagagaaaaaaaataacccaCACCGGCCCCAATGGACAACTTCTCGGCTTTTACTGACTTGAATTTTTGTATTGTGGACACCATGGAAGAAAGGCGAaggagttttgtgtgtgtgtgtgtgtgtgtgtgtgtgtgtgtgtgtgtgtgtgtgtatgtgtgtgtgtgtgtttgtgtgtgtgtgtgcgcgcgtgcacatGCACGCATTGATGTGTTCCTCTGCTCCCCACTCTCTCGTGGGAGAAAGCAGGGAGCATGGCATGGGCTGGTGGGAACGCCCcgtcctcccaccctgccccatATCTTTTCTATATTTTTGTATGTGCGTCTCCGTGTTGCCGTcttcatggggggtgggggaaggcccTTGTTGCTTCCCCCCACTTTACTGTGGACGGGTTTTCTATGGGGTTTCTTTCCCGCCGCTTCATGCTCTCACCCTGGCCAGTCAGGGTGGGAAATACTGTGACGTTCACTTCACCCATCCTTTCGTCCTAGAACTTGCCCCCCCCTGCAGAGGATCTCTCggcctctctcccccctccctctcccccccacggCTCCCAAAGGGAAGGGGTCACTTGCACCCTGGGAGGATAAAAGGGCAGgcccagaaaagtaaaaaaaaacaacaacaaaaaaaaaaacgacTTGGTGGGCTGTAGGATTTCAGTGCACGGACTGGGCAAACGCAAGTTTAACACCAGCTGGACCGTTGCGACTCCTCCCAAAGGATCGTGGGGGTTGTAGTTCTGTCCAGGTGCCGTAGAGAAGATCATGAGCCCCCTCCTATAATGAGAGTCTCGGAGGAGAAAGAGTCGCTGAAGTTTTAAATCCCCAAAGGTTTAATACATCCTGTGTATCCTTGCCTCCCGAGAAGGAAATAAAGATGCAAGCAGGGACTTACTGTTGTCTTACACCCCTGTACTGATCCTG from the Pogona vitticeps strain Pit_001003342236 chromosome 3, PviZW2.1, whole genome shotgun sequence genome contains:
- the FAM131A gene encoding protein FAM131A isoform X2 yields the protein MRYCGNVCRLEQRVTAILNCPRRLWAVLAPKPPSVNVEDTVEMLPKSRRALTIQEIAALARSSLHGISQVVKDHVTKPTAMAQGRVAHLIEWKGWCKPVDSPIALESTFNSYSDLSEGEQEARFAAGVAEQFAIAEAKLRAWSSMDGDESNDESYDEDFATSTDTTQPAEAVTQLPPSALLKGLLHSRLCQLNARQGSCDPESESSQATISPETLCSSLCSLEDSLLLKELASPSELTAKLLGSLSGAEEALLAKLPPQTAGECAFRSLAQLECQDSMYSMSFTESCLSPMEEEGVTCKDYRIQEESHGQVRRKVSDVASSGVVSLEDNEEDEAEAEEKQQAEEEEEAGEH
- the FAM131A gene encoding protein FAM131A isoform X3 is translated as MLPKSRRALTIQEIAALARSSLHGISQVVKDHVTKPTAMAQGRVAHLIEWKGWCKPVDSPIALESTFNSYSDLSEGEQEARFAAGVAEQFAIAEAKLRAWSSMDGDESNDESYDEDFATSTDTTQPAEAVTQLPPSALLKGLLHSRLCQLNARQGSCDPESESSQATISPETLCSSLCSLEDSLLLKELASPSELTAKLLGSLSGAEEALLAKLPPQTAGECAFRSLAQLECQDSMYSMSFTESCLSPMEEEGVTCKDYRIQEESHGQVRRKVSDVASSGVVSLEDNEEDEAEAEEKQQAEEEEEAGEH